GAAACAGGCGACGAGATCGAGGCGGAATCAAGAACGAGGAAGGAAGATTCTGGTTATGAGGGTTGTTTCCATCGCTGTTAGCAAGAAAAAGGGTACAGGAAAGATTCCAGTCCGAGAGGCCGAAGTTGTGATCAATCATGGTATCCGTGGCGACGCCCATGCGGGATCGTGGCACCGCCAGGTGAGTTTTCTCGCCTCGGAACAGATCGAGCAATGCCGGGCACGGGGACTTGATGTGGACTTCGGAGATTTTGCTGAAAACATCGCGACTGAGGGGGTGGATTGGAAACAAGTTCCGGTAGGGTCCAAGGTGAGGATCGGTGATGCCGTGATCCTGGAAATCACTCAGATCGGGAAGGAATGCAGGAAAAAATGCGCGATCTATTACCAGGCCGGAGATTGTATCATGCCAAGGGAGGGTACCTTTGCGCGTGTATTGAAAGGGGGAGCCGTTCGGGTGGGTGATTCTGTGAAAATCGAAAAAAGCCGGATTCCTTAATAGTCCGGAGCGGGAAAATTAGTTATTCGGACTTCACCACAAGGACCGCGGCACCTTCCAAGGCCCGAACCAGCTTCACGCTGACATCCCCCAAGACGAATTCCTCCGCCTTGGACATCTTCTTTCGGCCGATAACCACCATATTGTATTTTCTTTTTTTACATTGATCAATAATGCCGTCCGCTATGGTCGGGTAAGGTTCGGTCACCAGCTTGATCTCGATATGATCCGGGTTGAATCCCGCCTCGACGAGCTTGTCCCTGGCCTTTTCCAACATGGCCCTATAACGCTCGGGGAGTTCCTCCGTGAATTTCTTGCCCATCAGTTCTTCGCTTGCCGACGGTTTTCTGAAAAGATGAATAAGCGTGATGTGCCAGTCTTCCGGGCAGAATGACAGCTGGGCCAGGTATTCCACGACGGCCCTGGAACTTACGGAATCATTGAGTGATACAAGGATTGAATTCGGCAAGGTTTACCCCTTCCTTCTTAGAAATCCGTATACAGACAACGGTTCAGGTCTTCAAGCATCTCTTCCACCTGTTCATAGTAAACGTTCGCTCCGATGGAGAAATGCATGATTATGTCGTTGAGTGATTTTGGGATATAGGGATAAAGCTTCTTCAGGTTGACGAAACGCCTCTTGAAGATGATGGAAAAGTCATCCCGATCAAGACGGTCCTTTAAGTCTCCATAGACCATGGTATCCTTCCGGATCATTTCTATAGCATGAAATCCCTTGCCCACGGCATTGATCAAAACGTTTCCAAGCCCGAAGATATCGAGGCTGTATGGGTTTTCAAGGGCCTCGTAATCATAGTCAAAATCGATCCAGACGTAGTTCCCTGTCTTGTTTTCGACCATGAGATGATCATTGCGAATGTCCCCATGCTTAAAACCCAGGTGATGAAGATGCCGGATGGCTTCAAAGGCCTTGATCAATTTTTTCAAAATGACCGGAAAATGGTTTTCGAAATAGTGCCGGTGGCTCATCTCAAGGGCGTCTGTATAAAGAAAGAAGTTGGGACCGTGAACGATATCCAGTACACGGATGATGTTTTCCTTTTCATCGCGGAATGCCCTTCCCTGCATGAAATGGGGGTGTTCTCGAACTGCTTCTAATATGCGGGCTTCCTTGTCGGGATTCCTGAAGCAAGTGATTTTCGCTCCTCCGAGGCTGGTCTCGAAGGATTCCAGAAAGGTAAGCTTCAGGATCTTCTTTTCTCCTGTCTCAAGATCCACAGCCCTCTTGACCCAGAATTTGGGATCGTCCATGCCGAAGCGGCGTTCCCGTTCATGACCCGTGACCCTGTATCGCTTTTCACCGATCTGTATGATATCGCCCCGGTCGATGGAAAAGATATCCGAAGTGTCAGTGAACAGCCTTCCTTTCACGGATCAAAGGTCCTCCAGCACCCTCTGGGGAAGACTCTCGACCGCCGTCTTGATCTTTTCGGCAAAATTACGAAGACCATTGTTTTCAATGACCAGGCCGAGCTGTTCGGCCAGCACACACATGGCGCTGACATCCTCCGGGTGAAACGGGCGGGATTCGCTTTGATAAATCCTGATAGACCCGATGACATTCCGCCGGTGCTTAATGGGTACGCAGAGCATGGAGGTGATACCCTCTTTCACCGCCTCCTCAGGGTAGTGGATCCGTGGATCAGTGCTCATATCCTTCACAAAGATCGGTTCACCGGAAAAAAAGGAGCAATACTTCTCATCTGCGAATATGGGCCCCTTGTGGAGGTAGGCGTCACTGATGCCGTAACTGCCTACTGTGAATAACTGGTTTTCCCGCTCGTCGAAGATCATGATGCTGCATCCCTTTGCCCGGAACGACCTGGCGGTGCCTTCAGCGATGTGATTGACCAGGAGGTTGAAATCCTCATAGGTTGAGATAGCATGGCTGATGGCTTTGAATTCATTAAGGTAAAACCTTCTTTTGGTTTGCGGCTTCATGTCTCCTCCTCCCCGGAAAGCTCTTTGATGACCTGGGTTCCTCCACTCGGTCGTCATACCTTCAAGGTTCAGATACCTTATGCCACTTTTCGGCCAAGCGCACGAGCTCTGTCATGGTTTGGTGGGTGATGACACCAAGGCTCCTGGCCTCACCCATTGTCCTGATGGCCCCGTTCAGGGCGTCAATTTCAGTAGGCCTGCCGTTCAAGAGATCCTGGAGCATGGGAGAGAGATTTTCCGAAGTCTTGCGGCAGACTTCAAGCAGGGAATCGTAAAGATCTTCCCCTGGCAATTGAATTCCGTATGCCTGGGCCACTTGTTTCCCTTCGTCGATCAGACGCTTGGCCAGCGAAATGGACTCCATTTTTTCGGTAAGCTGGCCGTTTTTCAACTGGAGCAACGCTGTCAGCGGATTAACGGCCGAGTAAACCAGTGCCTTCGCCTAAATATGTCCCATCACGTTGTCAGTGATCCGCGTATGGATATCCGATGCATTCAGAAGGGCCTGAACTCGTTCGACCCGCTCTCCGATTTCCCCGTCGATCTCGCCGATGATCGTACGTCCCGTTCCGGCATGCCTCACCATGGAATCTCTTAGGGAGGTGGAGCCGTGGTAAGTCACTCCTCCCAGTATATTTTCCGGATCAAGGATCTCGCACAGGGTTTCCACATTTCCAAGGCCTGTTTGGAGGGTCAGGATAGGAGAGGATTCGGTGACAAGGTGACGGATACCCCTGGCTGCTGATGCCGTTACGTAACTCTTTACGGCCAGAATGGTCAGGTCACATGCCTCGATGCTTTTTCCGTCCTGTATCGCCCAGGCCTTGACGGTGAGGTAGGGGGCCGTCCCTGAGGCGCCCAGCTCGATAAACTGGATTCCCTTGTGGTTGATGGCATCCACGATCCCGGGGTCCTTCTCGACAAAGATCACTTCATTGCCGCTTCTTCCGAGCATTCCCCCGAGAAACCTTCCCATGGCCCCGGCGCCCACGATGACGATTTTCATGTTTCTTCCTAACGGAAACGGGACCGGGATGGGCCCCCTCCCTTTCATGGGGTTGCTTCTCTAGTCTGAAGGTATGAAAATTTCTATTTATTAAATAATACCGAAAAACAGGCAACGGAACAAGCATCGAACATGGATATATAGTCGGATCGTTTTTTTATTAGGGTTCAAAGATTCAAGGGGTCAAGTGAGAAAAAGGGATTTAAGGTAAAATGATTTTCACTTGAACCCAGGACCCTTGGCCCCTAAAGCTATCGGCTTCAGCCGATAGTAGTTTGCTGACAATATCTGTTATGGATGCTAGAATAGTGCCCATCCATAAATGGCCTTTTTCCCCAATCTCTCAGGTCAGGCTCAGATTTTAATTATGGTGCCTCTGCCGCTTGGCATCCTTCACGGGGCGGTTAAAATCTTCGCCTCCTTGACCTTGAAGAAAATTGCCTGTCTATGGATGGGCACTAAGATAATTTCGGATTATGCATGACAAATATTGAAAGAAACTTTACTTTCACCCGTCGGGTCAGACTTCCTTCCTGCCGGGTCATGACCTAACAGAGTGAATTTCCATTAAATTATTAACGTATTCAAGATTGCTTGTGCAAGATTTCTGGGTTGAAAAAAGGCTGGAAGATGGTGTTTTCTGTAAAGGCCCTTTCCACTTCAATCCTGCTGATCGCCGGGGGCTTGATCTTTTATGGCATGAGCCGGGAAAATCACGTGGTCTTCCTGGTCGGCTTGTGTCTCGGGATCGGAGGATATCTCCAGATCCGCCGCAGGCTCAGGCGGAGGCCCGAAGACGAATAACAGGAAATGATTCAAGGGTGACCTTTATCCCGGGGGCGCGAATCCGGATCTTATCCAGGGCACATACATGAACGTCTTATTGGTATCAGGGCCGGGCCGCCCAGGAATAAGGTTGATTTCTGATCCCTCCCCTTGAACCGAAAGACGGGAATGCATAGGATGAGAATGGAACAAGGCTGAAATCAGATAATCCGTACGGTTTCGAGAAAGTTCTGGCTTCTTCTGTTTGGTTGCCCTTGACCTTTGATGCTCACCGGCCTATGTTCCCTTTGAAATGATGATTCCACAACAGAGTATTCCATTATGATCAATCACTTTGATACTAATCTGCTTCGAAAAAACAAGATCATTTTCCGGCAATACGCCCAAATGAGGAGAGAGTATGCCTATGAACTTAACCAGGAGAAGGCCTCCGTGGCCTTTGAGATCATCCCGGCCCTCTTAAGCGTCAATGAGCCCGAACTCCCCGGTTTCGTTCCTGACGGGGAGGATGCTTGTGGTGTTTACGGAATCGGAACTTCGAGCGACCTCGAAGGGCAAATCCACCGCTATTTCCCGGAAATGAAAAAGCGCCGCGTCCATTTTCAGAAATACCTGGTCAAGAGACCCATCGTGGAGTCCCTTTTCCTCATGGGGAGCATCGGAACGGTGGCCCAGACGGAGAAGTCGGATTTCGATTTCTGGGTTTGTGTGGACTCTACAGTCTTTGACGCTCGCTGTCTCCGACACTTGCACAAGAAGACCCAGGAGATCTCCCTTTGGTGCGGGAGCACTTTCGGCATGGAAGTCCACTTTTTCATATCGGAGTTGGACCGTGTCCGGGAAAACGATTTCGGGCGGGTGGACGAGGAGAGCACGGGATCAAGCCAGAAGCGGTTCTTGAAGGAAGAGTGTTACAGGACCATGCTGTTCGTTGCGGGAAAGATACCCATCTGGTGGGTGGTTCCTCAGGGAACGGACCGTGAGGGATACTATCGACTCATGGATCGATTCAGGGAAGAGGCCCCTTATGACTTCGACGACTTCGTGGACCTGGGATACTTGGGTAGCATCTCCAGGGAGGAATTCATGGGGACGGCCCTGTGGCACTTGAGCAAGGGCATCAAGGACCCCTTTAAGGCCCTCCTCAAGATGGCCATGATGGAGTGGTATCTTTCCGATGCCTTCGAGGGGAGATTGCTCTGTGATCTTTTAAAGGAACGGGTGCTTGCAGGCGGGAAAAACCTGCTGGATGTTGACCCTTACCTCCTGATGGTGGAAACCGTCCTTGATTATTACCTTTCACAGGGTCGATACGAGCACATGGATCTCGTCCGAAAGGCCTTTTACCTCAAAGCCGATCCAGGAATTACGAGGGTGAAACTACGTCGCGGCCCTGGTGATTACAAGACAGAGGCCTTCAGAGGACTGATCGGGAAATGGGGATGGCCGATCGAGGTCGTGGAGGAACTCAACCTGGTGGAGAAGTGGAGCTATGCCAGGCATTTGAAGCTTTCAACAGAAATCAACAAGTTTTTCTTTTCCACCTACCGCAGGCTTTCCGATAGTCAACTTCTGAAGGAAAGACAGGCGATCAACGACCTGGATCTTACCATCTTGGGAAGAAGAATCTATGTTCTGTTCTCAAGGCAACCCAAGAAACTCCAGTTGATCCCTTACCTTACCGGCAGAAGAATCGTCCTGGACCGTTGCATATTCCAGTACCGGCGCAGCAAGTCCGGTCAGTCGGGGTGGACTCTTCTCGATGCGACCCGCTATGCACTCGAGAGGAACAAGAAGCCGCCCCGCATATTCACTTCGGACCGGATCGTGAGGGCCGCCGCCTGGTTGGTGATAAACGGCATCTTCGATTCTCGCGAAACGACCGTGGAGATGCCTTCTAATCCTTCGGGTGTGGACATCAACCGGTTGATCGAGTTGCTTCGGCACCTCTATGATTTTTTCAAGCCCGGGGAGAGGGGAGTGGGCATGGGAGACGCCCTGCAAAGTGAGGCCAAATACGAGAGAATCGTCGTGGTAGTGGATATGGAGCCTTTAGCCGTACCTGGAGGTCCGTCGAGTATCGATCTGGTTTACAGTAATACCTGGGGTGAGATCTTCACGGATGCCTTTCCTTTCCAGGAAGGGCTCTCAGTCGTGAGCGGGTATGTGCACCAGATGGAGCTGAAGGATCCCTCGGAGGCCGTATCCAGGGTCAAGGTATACCTTCCCCAGACGGAAAAGGACGACGAACGACGAAAGATGATTTACCAGGCGATATTGTTTGGGTTTGCAGGATGTTAAAATGTGGGTTTAGGAGAGACCTAACGTTTTTTCTTAACAACACGTCTCCGAACGACCCGCCTTCTCGGCCTTCTCACCACCCTCCTCTTCCTCCTCCCCCCCTTTGGAGAAGCAAGCGCAGCGGAGGCCACTCCAGGCCCATCTGCCGTTGAATGCTCCTGCCAGTAACCGCAAGTGGCCCTTGGACACTTCAAGATCTCGGTCCCGTCCCTTTTCGTGCCTTCAACCAGGAAAGGATTTTGGCACTGTGGGCAAGGAATATGGAACGGCTTGCCCCAACTGATGAAGTTGCATTCCGGAGCATTACACTTGTAATAGGTCTTACCAGTTGAGGTCTCTTCCCTGCTGATGACTCCTGTTTTGCAAAGGGGACACTGAAGAGAGAGGGCCTGTTCGAACTCCTGGATGCGTTTTTCAATGTCATCTTCCGGAGGTTCCTCTGGTTCAGGCTCAGCCTCAGGTTCAGACTCTTTCGCCTCATCCGCTCCGGGTTCAGGGGGAAGGGATTCATACCCGGTACGGGGATAAGCGGAATCTCCCGTCAAGGCTGCGGTTTCATCCTCATCGGATAACTCTTCTGTCTCATCCATTTCCGGTTGAGCATCTTGGGCATCTTCCCTGGGCTCCATCCCGGCACGATCATCTTCCTCCTCGGCTTTTTCTTCATCCGGCAGTTGGGCCGCATCTGCAGTCTCTCCCTGAGGTGCCTGAGGAAGCGAGGATTCCATCTCCTGGAACGGAATGTCTTTGATTCCGGATTCATCCGTGGCTGTTTCATCGGAGGATAAGGTTTCGATATCGTTGGGTTCAAGGGAAACGCCTTCTTCAGAACCAGTCCCTGCAAACCCTTCCCTTTCCGTTTGCTTTTGGGACTGCTCCCGTATCTTCTTGAGCAGTTCAGCCTGGTAAATATCCGAGAGCTTCCGTCTGGGTCCGATCGTGGATGGTGGGATGAAAATAGGGGAGGCAGGAGTTCGTTCCTTGATTTTTGTTGAGGTAGTGCTGGATTTGCGCCCTTTTCGCGAGGATTTTTCCTGCGATAGGGGAACCCCTTGCATCTTCAAGATCTGATCGAAGACGCGAAGGGCCGATTCCAGGTCTTTTCTCCCGGAGCGAGCTTCATCCACGGCCTGGGCCAGGGATGCGATCAGATTGAGACCCGGCATCTTGGGAAACGCCCGGTCGATCATCTGAACCACGCTGATGGTTGGAGTCTTGGCGGAAATGTGCCCCTCTTCGTCTAGGCCGGCATATTCCTTTTGGATGATATCCTGTAGAATATCCTCCGTGTCTTCCTCCATGGCGAGTCCCATTTCAGTGATTTCCTGGAAGAGGGTGGACAGGGTATAGCGTTCCGACGGATTGGAGAAGTTCTCCATCTCCTCAGTCAGTTGTTCGGTGAGGAGAATCATACTCGTCACGTTTACGAGGTTCAAGGGAAGGTCGTCGATACCATAGTGGCTTCCAAGCAGTCTGTCCATGTGCTGGAAAAAAATTTTATCGAAGCATTCTCTGAGGGTTACACCTTCCGATGGTTTGTTTTCAGCAGGCTTTTCCATATTTTTCTCTCTTCGTCCCCGGACGGTTCATACGCCTCCGCCAGGATCCC
This genomic interval from Deltaproteobacteria bacterium contains the following:
- a CDS encoding MOSC domain-containing protein, giving the protein MRVVSIAVSKKKGTGKIPVREAEVVINHGIRGDAHAGSWHRQVSFLASEQIEQCRARGLDVDFGDFAENIATEGVDWKQVPVGSKVRIGDAVILEITQIGKECRKKCAIYYQAGDCIMPREGTFARVLKGGAVRVGDSVKIEKSRIP
- a CDS encoding universal stress protein, with product MPNSILVSLNDSVSSRAVVEYLAQLSFCPEDWHITLIHLFRKPSASEELMGKKFTEELPERYRAMLEKARDKLVEAGFNPDHIEIKLVTEPYPTIADGIIDQCKKRKYNMVVIGRKKMSKAEEFVLGDVSVKLVRALEGAAVLVVKSE
- a CDS encoding protein kinase, with protein sequence MKGRLFTDTSDIFSIDRGDIIQIGEKRYRVTGHERERRFGMDDPKFWVKRAVDLETGEKKILKLTFLESFETSLGGAKITCFRNPDKEARILEAVREHPHFMQGRAFRDEKENIIRVLDIVHGPNFFLYTDALEMSHRHYFENHFPVILKKLIKAFEAIRHLHHLGFKHGDIRNDHLMVENKTGNYVWIDFDYDYEALENPYSLDIFGLGNVLINAVGKGFHAIEMIRKDTMVYGDLKDRLDRDDFSIIFKRRFVNLKKLYPYIPKSLNDIIMHFSIGANVYYEQVEEMLEDLNRCLYTDF
- a CDS encoding GAF domain-containing protein; the encoded protein is MKPQTKRRFYLNEFKAISHAISTYEDFNLLVNHIAEGTARSFRAKGCSIMIFDERENQLFTVGSYGISDAYLHKGPIFADEKYCSFFSGEPIFVKDMSTDPRIHYPEEAVKEGITSMLCVPIKHRRNVIGSIRIYQSESRPFHPEDVSAMCVLAEQLGLVIENNGLRNFAEKIKTAVESLPQRVLEDL
- a CDS encoding NAD(P)-binding domain-containing protein, whose translation is MKIVIVGAGAMGRFLGGMLGRSGNEVIFVEKDPGIVDAINHKGIQFIELGASGTAPYLTVKAWAIQDGKSIEACDLTILAVKSYVTASAARGIRHLVTESSPILTLQTGLGNVETLCEILDPENILGGVTYHGSTSLRDSMVRHAGTGRTIIGEIDGEIGERVERVQALLNASDIHTRITDNVMGHI
- a CDS encoding class I adenylate cyclase; the protein is MINHFDTNLLRKNKIIFRQYAQMRREYAYELNQEKASVAFEIIPALLSVNEPELPGFVPDGEDACGVYGIGTSSDLEGQIHRYFPEMKKRRVHFQKYLVKRPIVESLFLMGSIGTVAQTEKSDFDFWVCVDSTVFDARCLRHLHKKTQEISLWCGSTFGMEVHFFISELDRVRENDFGRVDEESTGSSQKRFLKEECYRTMLFVAGKIPIWWVVPQGTDREGYYRLMDRFREEAPYDFDDFVDLGYLGSISREEFMGTALWHLSKGIKDPFKALLKMAMMEWYLSDAFEGRLLCDLLKERVLAGGKNLLDVDPYLLMVETVLDYYLSQGRYEHMDLVRKAFYLKADPGITRVKLRRGPGDYKTEAFRGLIGKWGWPIEVVEELNLVEKWSYARHLKLSTEINKFFFSTYRRLSDSQLLKERQAINDLDLTILGRRIYVLFSRQPKKLQLIPYLTGRRIVLDRCIFQYRRSKSGQSGWTLLDATRYALERNKKPPRIFTSDRIVRAAAWLVINGIFDSRETTVEMPSNPSGVDINRLIELLRHLYDFFKPGERGVGMGDALQSEAKYERIVVVVDMEPLAVPGGPSSIDLVYSNTWGEIFTDAFPFQEGLSVVSGYVHQMELKDPSEAVSRVKVYLPQTEKDDERRKMIYQAILFGFAGC
- a CDS encoding topoisomerase DNA-binding C4 zinc finger domain-containing protein, with the translated sequence MEKPAENKPSEGVTLRECFDKIFFQHMDRLLGSHYGIDDLPLNLVNVTSMILLTEQLTEEMENFSNPSERYTLSTLFQEITEMGLAMEEDTEDILQDIIQKEYAGLDEEGHISAKTPTISVVQMIDRAFPKMPGLNLIASLAQAVDEARSGRKDLESALRVFDQILKMQGVPLSQEKSSRKGRKSSTTSTKIKERTPASPIFIPPSTIGPRRKLSDIYQAELLKKIREQSQKQTEREGFAGTGSEEGVSLEPNDIETLSSDETATDESGIKDIPFQEMESSLPQAPQGETADAAQLPDEEKAEEEDDRAGMEPREDAQDAQPEMDETEELSDEDETAALTGDSAYPRTGYESLPPEPGADEAKESEPEAEPEPEEPPEDDIEKRIQEFEQALSLQCPLCKTGVISREETSTGKTYYKCNAPECNFISWGKPFHIPCPQCQNPFLVEGTKRDGTEILKCPRATCGYWQEHSTADGPGVASAALASPKGGRRKRRVVRRPRRRVVRRRVVKKKR